The following nucleotide sequence is from Aspergillus luchuensis IFO 4308 DNA, chromosome 1, nearly complete sequence.
TCAGGCGAAAGGCGCCCCATCTTGTTCTAGAAAGCGAGAGCTAACCTGATTGTCTCCTTACAGCTACAACGTCACAGCTGAGCAACTCTTTGACCTCTTCGGCAAATTTGGTCCCATCCGGTAAATCTGCGCATGACTCACATTCAGCCCATTTCTTGGTCATTCAAGGCTAATTGTTTCTGTTCTTTAAAGCCAAATACGTCAGGGAATTGCCAACAACTCGAAGGGCACGGCCTTTGTGGTTTACGAAGACGTTCACGACGCCAAACAGGCATGCGATAAGCTCAATGGATTCAACTTCCAGAACAGATACCTCGTCGGTATGTTATCCCGTGCCAGGGGAAAATGAAACCCAAAAATAATGAGGACAATTCGATTGGCTGACATTTGTTTTCTGTCCTAGTTCTATATCATCAGCCCGAGAAAATGCTTAGGTCGAAAGAGGACTTGGCGGAAAGGCAAGAGAATTTGGAGCGTCTCAAACAGCAACATGGGATAGAATGACGTGATGTTTGCTTTTGTTCGCTTTCTCTGCATGCCCTTTGCCGGCATCTGGCTGCGTATTATCCTGGGTTGGTCGTGGGGTTTCTGGCGTTTTTCTCTCCTATGGGTTTGATGGCTCTTATTCATTCATGGGTATGAAAGGGTTGCCGGCGGGTTGAATGACACCCTGGCTTTTTGTTCAGGAGAATGATACAGAATGGGTTATTTCAAACCGAGGTCGGTGCTAGCTGCACCGGCTCTAAGGTTACCAATATAATCATTTCGATCGCCGGCCACCTTTTGGCTGTTGCGGCATCCCCCTCTGAGATTACTGCTTACTACAGGAGTTTTGACTTGTCTTGCTACAAAGTATGTTCAACGTGAACCCCGATCAAGGGGGGAACTGACCCAGCGCACTTGCAGAGACCACGTCAGTCGTAGAAGTGGGCAGGTATCTGACGATCGTCCAACGGCCGTCAGTTTGCATGGGGGTGGATCAAGCGGTTGAAGATCGTGCATCGACTAGTGAAGTATCTACAGAAACCCCCTGGAGTGCCGACGTAAGGCTAGCCAACTAGTGCGGTAGTTTATGTCTCTGCTGAGCTTCGCTTTAACGGTATCCACTCCCGGCCTCGTTAGCCGCGAGATCCAAGCGCCAATTATATTGTCACAATAGCGCAGGTGCAGCATTGGGGTAACATGCTTGGAACGTCTGCACCTGACGACTCAAGCACCCGATGATCCTGGACAGTTGGCTTGCAGGCGCCAAGGGGCACCGATGCCAGACAATGCCAGACACGGTAGGCAGAGAGACAATTGAACCCCTGGGATCTGTAGATAAGGAACAACACGCCCTCTATCACTAGATGCGTAGAGCAAAGTAGCGATCGGAAGCAGGTCAATTCTACGAAAGCATGAACTTCTATTTACCTACTGGATACTGCACCGACCAGTATCTGGGGTATACTGATCCACCGAGGGTCGATCTTCGATGACAGCTGGAGCACAGGCGCTGGAGTAAGGAGGCGATCAGCCTGGATTCGGCAGTCATTATTGATGCCTGATCCATGAGG
It contains:
- a CDS encoding putative pre-mRNA branch site protein p14 (COG:A;~EggNog:ENOG410PP6T;~InterPro:IPR000504,IPR034150,IPR035979,IPR012677;~PFAM:PF13893,PF00076;~go_function: GO:0003676 - nucleic acid binding [Evidence IEA]), which produces MSRKLAPEANRILFVKNLNYNVTAEQLFDLFGKFGPIRQIRQGIANNSKGTAFVVYEDVHDAKQACDKLNGFNFQNRYLVVLYHQPEKMLRSKEDLAERQENLERLKQQHGIE